In Luteibacter mycovicinus, a genomic segment contains:
- a CDS encoding bifunctional 2',3'-cyclic-nucleotide 2'-phosphodiesterase/3'-nucleotidase, giving the protein MFRSLAMATLSAALLAACASAPTADKSGKTGSVKDGATLDLAILETTDVHSNILSYDYYKQKDDPSFGYERLATLIRQARKEFPNTVLFDSGDTIQGSVLADYQALVKPVGCDTELGIYAAMDAIGYDGGTAGNHEFNYGLPFLAQVTNTAMNVDGVKPRQCAGPKFPLVLSNVYSVRDKQPIFKPWTIVTKTVEVKNADGSTTPTALRIGIIGFTPPPILDWDKRNLQGKVTVDGVVEAANRYMPEVLAQKPDLVVAILHGGLNTAPYTPQMENGGWYLAGVPGIDALLLGHSHTEFPGPRYMDMKDVDAKRGIVRGVPAVMGGFFGKDLGVINMTMTRENGRWVVQKDKSHSQVRPICPKKNECVPADPAIAPIVKEAHDAAVAYVNTPIGATDHDLTSYFADEGNMSALAVVNAAQADYARDEIAREHPEWKDIPVISAASAFRTGFGGPDDYTDVARGPMTIRNAADLYFYPNTLAAVKIDTAGVKAWLEKSATRFNQIDPSKEGEQPLTGKLVPYNFDQMQGGITYTIDITKPEGQRIGNLRYKGKAIRDGQTFIVVTNSYRANGGGEFPGMNGESVVLNAPDGNREVVIKWVEAKKTVTAKDVDKRSWSFVPVKTRGPVTFTAASGKEGVAKAQGLAVRQLRDNGDGTAVYALDLSKR; this is encoded by the coding sequence ATGTTCAGATCTCTCGCGATGGCCACGCTTTCGGCCGCCCTTCTCGCTGCGTGCGCCAGCGCGCCGACCGCGGACAAGTCCGGCAAAACCGGCAGCGTGAAAGATGGCGCCACGCTCGACCTCGCCATCCTCGAGACCACCGACGTCCATTCGAACATCCTGTCGTACGACTACTACAAGCAGAAGGACGACCCGAGCTTCGGCTACGAGCGTCTCGCCACGCTGATCCGTCAGGCGCGCAAGGAGTTCCCGAACACCGTGCTGTTCGATAGTGGCGACACCATCCAGGGCTCGGTACTCGCCGATTATCAGGCACTGGTCAAGCCGGTCGGTTGCGATACCGAGCTCGGCATCTACGCCGCGATGGACGCGATCGGTTACGACGGCGGCACCGCCGGCAATCACGAGTTCAACTACGGCCTGCCGTTCCTTGCTCAGGTCACCAACACCGCGATGAACGTCGACGGCGTGAAGCCGCGGCAGTGTGCCGGCCCGAAGTTTCCGCTGGTGTTGTCCAACGTCTACAGCGTTCGTGACAAGCAGCCGATCTTCAAGCCGTGGACGATCGTGACCAAAACCGTCGAGGTGAAGAACGCCGACGGCAGCACCACGCCGACCGCGCTCCGCATCGGCATCATCGGCTTCACGCCGCCGCCGATCCTCGACTGGGACAAGCGCAACCTGCAGGGCAAGGTCACTGTCGACGGCGTCGTCGAAGCGGCCAACCGTTACATGCCGGAAGTGCTCGCGCAGAAACCGGACCTCGTGGTCGCCATCCTGCACGGCGGCCTCAACACCGCGCCGTACACGCCGCAGATGGAGAACGGCGGGTGGTACCTCGCCGGTGTGCCGGGCATCGATGCGCTGCTGCTCGGCCATTCGCATACCGAGTTTCCGGGGCCGCGCTACATGGACATGAAAGACGTCGACGCGAAGCGCGGCATCGTCCGCGGCGTGCCTGCGGTCATGGGCGGCTTCTTCGGCAAGGATCTCGGTGTCATCAACATGACCATGACCCGCGAGAACGGTCGCTGGGTGGTGCAGAAGGACAAGAGCCACAGCCAGGTCCGTCCGATCTGTCCGAAGAAGAACGAGTGCGTGCCTGCGGATCCGGCCATCGCGCCGATCGTGAAGGAAGCGCACGACGCCGCGGTCGCGTACGTCAACACGCCGATCGGCGCGACCGATCACGACCTCACCAGCTACTTCGCCGACGAAGGCAACATGAGCGCGCTGGCGGTGGTCAACGCGGCTCAGGCCGACTATGCACGCGACGAGATCGCACGTGAGCATCCGGAGTGGAAGGACATTCCGGTGATTTCCGCGGCCTCCGCCTTTCGTACGGGCTTCGGCGGTCCGGACGATTACACCGATGTCGCCAGGGGACCGATGACGATCCGTAACGCCGCGGATCTTTACTTCTATCCGAACACGCTGGCGGCGGTGAAGATCGACACGGCAGGGGTGAAGGCCTGGCTCGAGAAATCGGCGACGCGCTTCAACCAGATCGATCCGTCGAAGGAAGGCGAACAGCCGCTCACCGGCAAGCTGGTGCCGTATAACTTCGACCAGATGCAGGGCGGCATCACGTACACCATCGACATCACGAAGCCGGAAGGCCAGCGTATCGGCAATCTTCGGTACAAGGGCAAGGCGATCAGGGATGGCCAGACCTTCATCGTCGTGACCAACAGCTATCGTGCGAACGGTGGTGGTGAGTTCCCCGGCATGAACGGTGAGTCCGTCGTGCTCAACGCGCCGGACGGCAACCGCGAAGTCGTGATCAAGTGGGTCGAGGCGAAGAAGACCGTGACCGCGAAGGACGTGGACAAGCGTTCGTGGAGCTTCGTGCCGGTGAAGACCAGGGGGCCGGTGACGTTTACGGCGGCGTCCGGGAAGGAAGGCGTAGCCAAGGCGCAGGGACTGGCGGTCAGGCAGCTGCGCGACAATGGCGACGGTACGGCGGTTTATGCGCTGGATCTTTCGAAGCGTTGA